CTTATCCATCGCCTGTTTCGGTATCCGGCCAAGGGCGGTCCAGGCCTCACAGGCGGCCAGTTCAACCTCCAGCCATTTACGGAACTTGTTCTCTTCCGACCAGATCTCCCTCATTTTTGGCAGCGTATATCGATCGATCACTTTTTATCCCCCTATCATTTTCTTTACTTCTTCCATCAATGCCGTCACCATTTCGGCTTCAGCAACCTTCTTTACTATTTTACCAGATCGAAAGATCAGGCCGACCCCTTTGCCGCAGGCCAACCCCAGGTCGGCTTCGGCCGCTTCGCCCGGGCCATTGACCTCGCACCCCATAACCGCGATTGTCAACACTTTCTTTATCCCTCTGGTCTTTTCTTCGATCTCGCCGGCAATTGAGACAACATCAACATCGGTCCGGCCGCAGGTCGGACAGGAGATAACGGTCACTCCCATCTTATAAAGCTCCAGCGACTTTAGGATCTCAAAACCGACCCGGACCTCTTCGACCGGGTCACCGGTCAGCGAGACCCGGAGGGTGTCGCCGATCCCCTCGGCTAATATTGCTCCGATCCCGACCGCCGAGCGGATGATCCCGGTCCGCGGGATCCCCGATTCGGTTATCCCAACGTGCAAAGGATA
The window above is part of the Candidatus Margulisiibacteriota bacterium genome. Proteins encoded here:
- a CDS encoding flavodoxin-dependent (E)-4-hydroxy-3-methylbut-2-enyl-diphosphate synthase, with amino-acid sequence YPLHVGITESGIPRTGIIRSAVGIGAILAEGIGDTLRVSLTGDPVEEVRVGFEILKSLELYKMGVTVISCPTCGRTDVDVVSIAGEIEEKTRGIKKVLTIAVMGCEVNGPGEAAEADLGLACGKGVGLIFRSGKIVKKVAEAEMVTALMEEVKKMIGG